Proteins from one Coffea arabica cultivar ET-39 chromosome 8c, Coffea Arabica ET-39 HiFi, whole genome shotgun sequence genomic window:
- the LOC140013487 gene encoding uncharacterized protein — protein sequence MTLRNGKEVEEPELVTPKDKNEERIEKEFEEEGIRSAKLEVIPASIIKVRFNSPPFPSRLEKLKKPDKKKEILEIFRKIEINIILLDAIKQVLKDATFLKDLYINRKRLKSDEKIVMWENVLAVIQRKLPPKYEDPYMFIIPCKIRSTLIKNAILNLGVSINVMPKFIYTSLNLEPLKETEIISQLTNGTNAYPDGLIENVLVKKIFEIDGRDELEIDLTKHFELDTTHDMELSDDLKHVVETL from the exons ATGACTTTAAGAAACGGAAAGGAAGTTGAGGAACCCGAACTTGTgactccaaaagataagaatgagGAGCGAATCGAAAAAGAGTTTGAGGAGGAAGGCATAAGGAGTGCGAAACTAGAGGTAATTCCTGCTTCTATAATTAAAGTTAGATTTAACTCACCACCCTTTCCTAGCAGGTtggagaaattgaagaaaccaGATAAGAAAAAAGAGATTCTAGAGATATTTCGTAAAATAGAGATTAACATTATCTTGTTGGACGCAATCAAGCAAGTTTTGAAGGATGCAACGTTCTTGAAAGATTTGTACATCAATAGAAAGAGATTGAAGAGTGATGAGAAAATTGTTATGTGGGAGAATGTGCTGGCAGTTATACAAAGGAAACTCCCACCCAAATATGAGGATCCATATATGTTTATTATTCCCTGCAAAATAAGAAGCACCCTGATTAAAAATGCCATTCTAAATTTGGGAGTATCAATTAATGTAATGCCAAAATTCATTTATACTTCTTTGAATCTAGAGCCATTAAAAGAAACTGAAATTATAAGTCAATTAACCAATGGAACTAATGCATATCCTGATGGACTGATTGAAAATGTTTTAGTTAAG aaaatttttgaaattgatGGCAGGGATGAATTAGAGATTGATTTAACCAAACACTTTGAATTGGACACAACTCATGATATGGAACTAAGTGATGATCTCAAACACGTGGTTGAAACACTATAA